The nucleotide sequence GGGACTGTTGGGTTTGGTTTAGGCAAAGCTCAAGAAGTACCAGATGCAATCAAAAAAGCGGTTGAAAATGCGAAAAAGAACTTAATTAAAGTTGCAGTTGTCAACAGTACAATCCCACACGTAGTGACCGGAGAATTCGGCGCTGGGAAAGTATTCTTAAGACCTGCTGCTGAAGGTACCGGAGTCATCGCCGGTGGTGCGATTCGTACCATTTGTGAATTGGCTGGTATCCACAATATTTTATCCAAATCTTTAGGATCCAAAGCTCCAATCAACATGGTTAGAGCAGCATTTGCTGGACTTGAATCATTGAAGACAAAAGAAGACGTTGCTGCGCTTAGAGGCGTTGCAGTAGAAAGCTTGGTGTAAGACTATGACATTAGAAATTACATTAAAGAAGTCTTTAATTGGACGCAATCCAAATCAAGTGAGAACAGCTCATGCATTGGGATTAAAGAAATTAAACCAAACTGTAGTTAAAGAATCCAACGACGCGATCGTGGGTATGGTGAAAACCATTGCTCACCTTGTGGTTGTTAAAGAAATCGCGTAAGGAGGGACACATCAATGTTAAATGAATTAAGACCAAATGCAGGCGCACGTAAGAATCGTAAAAGACTCGGACGTGGTACAGCTACCGGCCAAGGTAAAACTGCTGGTAGAGGACAAAAAGGTCAAGGCGCTAGAACCGGCGGCGGTACTCGCTTAGGGTTTGAAGGTGGACAAATTCCTTTCTTCCAACGTCTTCCAAAACGTGGATTTTCCAACGTTAACCGTA is from Paracholeplasma manati and encodes:
- the rpsE gene encoding 30S ribosomal protein S5, whose translation is MRKVREKEVELFEDRVVAINRVTKVVKGGRRFRFAALVVIGDHNGTVGFGLGKAQEVPDAIKKAVENAKKNLIKVAVVNSTIPHVVTGEFGAGKVFLRPAAEGTGVIAGGAIRTICELAGIHNILSKSLGSKAPINMVRAAFAGLESLKTKEDVAALRGVAVESLV
- the rpmD gene encoding 50S ribosomal protein L30 — its product is MTLEITLKKSLIGRNPNQVRTAHALGLKKLNQTVVKESNDAIVGMVKTIAHLVVVKEIA